In Fusarium verticillioides 7600 chromosome 4, whole genome shotgun sequence, the following proteins share a genomic window:
- a CDS encoding aspartate aminotransferase — protein sequence MSPSCFSSLPAQPTDEIFDLLALYRADASPDRVNLGVGVYCTDEGKSWPLDVVTRVEKQLFDEASLTRHDYLPIEGDQQFLKVARDLIFAEQDDLSIASVQTVSGTGANHIGARFVADYLRPQNIWVSDPTWANHHMIWESVGMKPKLYPYYKKSDCSLDFEGMIKTLEEQAQPRDAVLLHACAHNPTGLDPTKEQWKAIAEVCQRKQLFPFFDAAYQGFASGSPAEDAWAIRYFYHQQPRPDMIVAQSFSKNFGLYGHRTGAVHLVLAEPSKEIRDNAYSTLSYLLRSEISMAPKYGSTIVKTVLDNEELTAAWMADLQVMSSRIKSMRQALYDELVRLETPGTWNHIVDQIGMFSYTGLSPFEVKVLRERFHIYLLNSGRISISGLNKRNVQYVAKAIHDVRTQGHALNGTNGTNGTNGVNGH from the exons ATGTCCCCCTCGTGCTTCTCATCCCTCCCCGCGCAACCAACAGACGAGATCTTCGATCTCCTCGCCCTCTACCGCGCCGACGCCTCCCCCGACCGCGTCAATCTCGGCGTCGGCGTGTACTGCACCGACGAGGGCAAGTCATGGCCCTTGGATGTAGTCACCCGCGTGGAGAAGCAGCTCTTTGACGAGGCTAGTCTCACGAGACATGACTATCTCCCCATCGAGGGCGACCAGCAGTTTTTGAAGGTTGCGAGGGATTTGATTTTTGCGGAACAGGATGATTTGAGCATCGCGAGTGTGCAGACTGTCTCCGGCACCGGAGCGAATCACATCGGTGCGAGGTTCGTGGCCGATTACTTGAGACCGCAGAATATCTGGGTATCGGATCCTACGTGGGCTAACCACCATATGATTTGGGAGTCTGTTGGTATGAAGCCGAAATTGTACCCGTACTACAAGAAGTCAGACTGTTCGTTGGACTTTGAGGGTATGATCAAGACGCTGGAGGAGCAAGCTCAGCCCCGCGATGCTGTGTTGCTGCACGCCTGTGCGCATAACCCAACTGGTCTCGACCCTACCAAGGAGCAGTGGAAGGCCATCGCAGAAGTCTGCCAGCGAAAACAgctcttccccttcttcgACGCAGCCTACCAAGGTTTCGCATCAGGATCTCCCGCCGAGGACGCATGGGCGATTCGATATTTCtatcaccagcagcctcgTCCCGACATGATCGTCGCGCagtccttctccaagaacttcGGCCTGTACGGCCACCGCACAGGCGCCGTCCATCTTGTTCTCGCGGAGCCGTCCAAGGAGATTCGCGATAATGCATACTCGACGCTATCGTACCTGCTCCGGTCTGAGATTTCGATGGCACCCAAGTATGGGTCTACTATTGTTAAGACGGTTTTGGATAATGAGGAGTTGACTGCGGCGTGGATGGCGGATCTGCAGGTTATGAGTAGTCGGATTAAGAGTATGCGACAGGCTCTTTATGATGAGTTGGTGAGGTTAGAGACGCCTGGGACATGGAACCATATTGTCGATCAG ATTGGTATGTTCTCATACACTGGTCTATCTCCctttgaggtcaaggttctTCGTGAGCGATTCCACATCTACCTGCTCAACTCGGGACGTATTTCTATCTCTGGAC TGAACAAGAGGAACGTACAGTATGTCGCCAAGGCAATTCACGACGTCCGAACCCAGGGCCATGCACTTAACGGAACCAACGGTACAAATGGCACAAACGGCGTCAACGGGCACTAG
- a CDS encoding rhamnogalacturonate lyase C: protein MAFLSLKSLALAAGLISHALAELTTAENSTHISLSNIRFAVVLAKSSGHIIDATLDGQDLLGPLSGNSGKGPYVDCSCIPTGFWTPGSTADLRLVKGTDSTGTKYGGIIMSDTYKPTNQTLSQYFFLRGEETGLHAFTRLTYFNASKPFLRDLGELRTLFRPNTKLWTHFSTSEGNYGPLPDASGASTVQDATWYVGNKTDDPYVEQYSDYWTKYTLSESWRNHDVHGQFSDGSTSADGSTFGAWLVHNTRETYYGGPLHSDLVVDGIVYNYIVSGHHGAPMPNITHGFDRTWGPQYYYFNKGGKDATIADLRADATKYADPEWNTKFYDSIAQHVPNYTPSAKRTTYSGKVKLPKGAKKPIIVLSENKQDFQLNVFNTKSLQYWAEIDESGGFSIPQVVDGVYRVTIYADEVFGWYIKDDIRISKSHNKDSFTWKEENAGKELWRIGTPDKSSGEYLHGYAPDTSKPLQPEQYRIYWAKYDFVEDFPKGVSFHVGKDQEAEDLNYVHWSFIAAKGNHLRSENYYDNVNNWTITFDLTKPQLKNVKTATFTVQLAGVRTGNGNAKWTPVNDRFNSNLPWTVNVNGGYEDTWVIPYWRSGSCAVRSAVACQNIEHKFEFPTERLRVGRNEFVLSLPFNASSVETALLPDTLYVQYDALRLEVK, encoded by the coding sequence ATGGCGTTCCTCTCGTTGAAGTCGTTAGCTTTGGCCGCTGGGCTAATCAGCCATGCTTTAGCCGAATTGACCACTGCTGAGAACTCTACCCAcatctccctctccaacATACGCTTCGCAGTTGTTCTCGCCAAGTCTAGTGGACATATCATCGATGCTACACTCgatggtcaagatcttctcggACCGCTGAGCGGGAATAGCGGCAAGGGTCCCTATGTTGACTGCTCTTGTATCCCAACTGGTTTCTGGACACCTGGTAGCACCGCAGATCTCCGCCTCGTTAAAGGTACTGATTCTACTGGAACGAAGTATGGCGGCATTATTATGAGCGACACCTACAAGCCGACCAACCAGACTCTGTCGCAGTACTTCTTCCTCAGGGGTGAGGAAACAGGTCTGCATGCGTTTACTCGTCTTACCTACTTCAATGCGTCGAAGCCATTCTTGCGAGATCTCGGTGAATTGCGTACACTGTTCAGGCCGAATACCAAGCTTTGGACTCATTTTTCTACCAGTGAGGGAAACTATGGTCCTTTGCCTGATGCTTCGGGTGCTTCGACAGTCCAAGATGCTACTTGGTATGTCGGCAATAAAACCGATGATCCGTACGTTGAGCAATACTCCGACTACTGGACAAAGTACACTCTCTCGGAGAGTTGGCGCAACCATGATGTCCACGGCCAGTTCAGCGATGGCTCTACCAGTGCAGATGGAAGTACATTCGGTGCATGGCTTGTTCACAATACGCGAGAGACATATTATGGCGGACCTTTGCACTCTGATCTCGTGGTTGACGGTATCGTGTATAATTACATCGTATCCGGCCATCATGGCGCGCCGATGCCAAACATCACTCATGGCTTTGATCGAACCTGGGGCCCACAGTACTACTACTTCAACAAAGGCGGTAAAGACGCGACAATTGCTGATCTTCGAGCTGATGCCACCAAGTATGCGGATCCAGAGTGGAACACGAAGTTCTATGACAGCATTGCTCAACATGTTCCGAATTATACCCCGTCAGCGAAGCGAACTACTTACAGTGGCAAAGTGAAGCTTCCCAAGGGCGCAAAGAAGCCGATCATTGTTCTTTCAGAGAACAAGCAGGACTTTCAGCTCAATGTGTTCAATACAAAGTCACTTCAATATTgggctgagattgatgagtCTGGTGGCTTTAGCATCCCTCAGGTCGTGGACGGCGTGTACAGAGTCACCATCTACGCTGATGAAGTGTTTGGATGGTACATCAAAGACGACATTCGCATATCCAAATCCCACAACAAGGACAGTTTCACATGGAAAGAGGAGAACGCCGGAAAGGAGCTCTGGCGTATCGGTACACCAGACAAATCATCTGGCGAGTATCTTCACGGATACGCCCCTGATACTTCAAAGCCTCTCCAGCCAGAGCAATACCGCATTTACTGGGCCAAGTACGACTTTGTCGAAGATTTCCCCAAGGGTGTCAGCTTCCACGTCGGAAaggatcaagaagctgaagatctAAACTACGTCCACTGGTCCTTCATCGCCGCAAAAGGAAACCATCTCCGATCGGAGAATTATTACGACAACGTCAACAACTGGACCATAACATTCGACCTAACGAAACCACAACTCAAAAACGTCAAGACCGCAACTTTCACAGTGCAACTCGCCGGCGTACGTACCGGCAACGGTAACGCGAAGTGGACGCCCGTCAACGATCGCTTTAACAGTAACTTACCCTGGACTGTTAACGTGAACGGCGGGTATGAGGATACATGGGTGATTCCGTACTGGCGAAGCGGCTCGTGTGCTGTTCGTAGTGCGGTTGCGTGTCAGAACATTGAGCACAAGTTTGAGTTTCCGACTGAGAGGCTGAGGGTGGGGAGGAATGAGTTTGTGTTGAGTTTGCCGTTTAATGCTTCTAGTGTTGAGACGGCGCTATTGCCTGATACTCTTTATGTGCAGTATGATGCGTTGAGGTTGGAGGTTAAGTAG